A portion of the Bdellovibrionales bacterium genome contains these proteins:
- a CDS encoding DUF58 domain-containing protein, with protein MSLPAEIKKKIKLLELNTRKLVNSLFAGQYHSAFKGQGMTFSDFREYVPGDDVRTISWNLTARTGKTYIKKYEEERELNLILAVDVSGSMGFGSKSILKGEAITHIAALLSFAATKNNDNVGLLLFSDQVEHFVPPKKGRGHVQRILRDLYYHEPKKQTTKISVAVDYLSGILKKRSTVFLMSDFLSEDSFGYSLKRLARKHEVISVIISDEAEVNLPSVGLIDFYDPETEETYTVDSSSAPFRKRYLEEVKKKFAFRDSELKKSQIDLIKVPNTDDFLDPVLSYFRARSH; from the coding sequence GTGAGTCTTCCTGCTGAAATCAAAAAAAAGATTAAGCTGCTTGAGCTCAACACGCGCAAATTAGTGAACTCACTTTTTGCCGGGCAGTACCACTCCGCCTTTAAGGGCCAAGGGATGACTTTTTCTGATTTCCGCGAATATGTCCCCGGGGATGATGTGCGTACGATTTCTTGGAATCTCACTGCCCGCACGGGTAAAACATATATTAAAAAGTACGAAGAAGAGCGCGAACTCAATTTAATTTTAGCGGTGGATGTCAGTGGATCCATGGGTTTTGGTTCCAAGAGCATCCTTAAGGGAGAAGCCATCACCCATATCGCCGCTCTGTTGTCTTTTGCCGCCACAAAGAACAATGACAATGTGGGGCTATTACTTTTTAGCGATCAGGTCGAGCACTTTGTTCCCCCTAAAAAAGGGCGAGGGCATGTGCAGAGAATTCTGCGAGACCTTTACTATCACGAGCCTAAAAAGCAAACGACAAAAATTTCGGTGGCGGTCGATTATCTCTCGGGAATTTTAAAAAAACGCTCCACGGTATTTTTGATGAGTGATTTTTTATCGGAGGACTCTTTTGGATATTCGCTCAAGCGGTTGGCCCGGAAGCACGAAGTGATCTCCGTGATTATCTCCGACGAGGCCGAAGTGAATCTGCCTTCGGTGGGTCTTATCGACTTTTATGATCCTGAGACGGAGGAGACGTACACCGTCGATTCGTCTTCGGCTCCGTTTCGCAAAAGATATCTCGAAGAAGTGAAAAAGAAATTTGCCTTTCGCGACTCCGAACTTAAAAAGTCACAAATTGATTTGATCAAGGTTCCCAACACGGATGATTTCTTAGATCCGGTGTTGAGTTACTTTAGAGCGAGGAGCCACTAG
- a CDS encoding MoxR family ATPase codes for MMSVDLMALNAAIQKESVFVDKMFTEISKVIVGQRDMVEGILMGLLTGGHVLLEGVPGLAKTLTISTVSRAISLDFQRVQFTPDLLPSDLIGTMIFNPKSGDFSPKKGPIFTNIVLADEINRAPAKVQSALLEAMAERQVTIGDTTYKLQSPFLVLATQNPLEQEGTYPLPEAQMDRFMFKIIVDYPTKGDELEILNRMAVDKVPEIQQVITREELLKARTMVEQIYVDKKIQNYIVDLVMATRTPIEYGVGHLDDLVQVGGSPRATLSLVRASKAHAFLQRRGYVTADDVKAVAYNVLRHRLILTFEAEAENIKSDQVVKDLLSQIEVP; via the coding sequence ATCATGAGTGTAGATTTAATGGCGCTAAACGCAGCGATCCAGAAAGAAAGCGTCTTTGTCGACAAGATGTTCACTGAAATTTCAAAAGTGATCGTCGGCCAGCGCGATATGGTCGAAGGAATTCTTATGGGTCTATTGACGGGCGGCCACGTGCTTTTAGAAGGTGTACCGGGCTTAGCGAAAACTCTAACGATCTCCACCGTGTCTCGCGCGATCTCTTTGGATTTCCAGCGTGTCCAGTTCACTCCCGATCTTTTACCTTCCGATTTGATCGGAACCATGATTTTTAATCCTAAGTCGGGCGACTTCTCTCCTAAAAAAGGACCGATCTTCACCAACATCGTGCTCGCCGACGAGATCAATCGAGCTCCCGCAAAGGTGCAAAGTGCGCTCTTAGAAGCGATGGCCGAAAGACAGGTCACCATCGGTGATACGACCTACAAGCTCCAATCTCCATTTTTAGTGCTCGCCACGCAGAACCCGCTAGAGCAAGAGGGAACTTACCCTCTCCCCGAAGCTCAAATGGATCGCTTTATGTTCAAAATCATTGTGGATTATCCGACCAAAGGTGATGAGCTCGAAATATTAAATCGTATGGCTGTGGACAAGGTCCCCGAAATTCAGCAAGTGATCACCCGCGAGGAACTTTTAAAAGCGCGCACCATGGTGGAGCAAATCTACGTGGATAAAAAAATTCAGAATTATATCGTGGATTTGGTGATGGCGACGCGCACTCCGATCGAATATGGAGTGGGGCATTTAGATGACCTTGTTCAGGTGGGCGGTTCGCCGCGAGCCACGTTAAGTTTAGTTCGAGCGTCAAAAGCCCATGCCTTTTTACAACGTCGCGGCTACGTGACCGCGGACGATGTCAAAGCGGTGGCCTACAATGTTCTTCGCCATCGTTTGATCCTGACTTTTGAAGCTGAGGCCGAAAACATCAAGAGCGATCAGGTCGTTAAAGATTTGTTAAGCCAAATCGAGGTGCCGTGA